From a single Natronorubrum tibetense GA33 genomic region:
- a CDS encoding coenzyme F420-0:L-glutamate ligase: MELEPVADLPEIRPGDDIAELVADRAALEPGDVLTVASTIVSKTEGRVANLEDYPVSGRAQEIADRIADVADEEKDPRFAQAVLEESTELLIDCPFLLTETRFGHICVNAGIDRSNVPDHDILLLPKKPTESAERIRSGLTERGIEDVAVIVTDTCGRPFRHGQRGVALGWAGMPASRDWRGELDRDGHELGVTVQSVVDELSSAANLVTGEGAGGTPAVVVRDWDFGDHEGSDELFRAVEDDLVRQALRNWRFDD, encoded by the coding sequence ATGGAACTGGAGCCAGTGGCGGATCTGCCCGAGATCCGTCCCGGCGACGACATCGCCGAACTCGTCGCGGATCGGGCGGCTCTCGAGCCCGGCGACGTGCTCACCGTCGCGAGCACCATCGTCTCGAAGACGGAGGGCCGAGTGGCGAATCTCGAGGACTACCCGGTCAGCGGCCGAGCACAAGAGATCGCCGACCGGATCGCCGACGTGGCGGACGAGGAGAAGGACCCGCGCTTCGCACAGGCCGTCTTAGAGGAGAGCACGGAGCTACTGATCGACTGTCCGTTCCTGCTGACCGAGACGCGGTTCGGCCACATCTGCGTGAACGCGGGGATCGATCGCTCGAACGTGCCGGATCACGATATTCTGCTGCTGCCCAAGAAGCCAACTGAGAGCGCCGAACGGATTCGATCGGGGCTCACAGAGCGCGGGATCGAGGACGTCGCTGTCATCGTGACCGACACCTGCGGGCGGCCGTTCCGCCACGGCCAGCGCGGGGTTGCCCTCGGCTGGGCGGGGATGCCTGCGAGCCGGGACTGGCGGGGCGAACTCGACCGCGATGGCCACGAACTCGGCGTCACCGTCCAGTCCGTGGTCGACGAACTGTCCTCGGCCGCGAACCTCGTGACGGGCGAGGGAGCCGGCGGGACGCCCGCGGTCGTCGTCCGCGACTGGGACTTTGGCGACCACGAGGGCAGCGACGAACTGTTCAGAGCGGTCGAGGACGACCTCGTGCGGCAGGCGCTGCGGA
- a CDS encoding maleate cis-trans isomerase family protein: protein MSTDIDIGDVRGRLGLIVPSSNTTAEPEVRRWLPDEITVHSARMALESVTVDALDAMSDDAARAAELLGHADVDAVAYACTTGSLLHGPGFDAELEERLRKAADAPAVATARSVVRALEALDAERIAVVTPYTADLDAKERDFLEASGFDVASIDGWGLESNTAIGALDADDAFQQVLDDVDGDDDLDAVFVSCTNYRSLAAVEALEAKLGVPVITSNGATLWDVCGVAGFEIDLDGPGALFELER, encoded by the coding sequence ATGAGCACCGACATCGACATCGGCGATGTCCGCGGCCGACTCGGGCTGATCGTCCCCTCCTCGAACACCACGGCCGAACCCGAGGTTCGCCGGTGGCTCCCCGACGAGATCACCGTCCACAGCGCGCGGATGGCACTCGAGTCGGTGACCGTCGATGCGCTGGACGCGATGAGCGACGACGCAGCGCGGGCGGCCGAACTGCTGGGTCACGCCGACGTCGACGCAGTCGCCTACGCCTGCACCACCGGCAGCCTACTCCACGGACCCGGGTTCGACGCCGAACTCGAGGAACGACTTCGGAAGGCGGCCGACGCACCCGCCGTCGCGACGGCCCGCTCGGTGGTGCGCGCGCTCGAGGCGCTCGACGCCGAACGGATCGCAGTCGTCACGCCCTACACCGCCGATCTCGACGCGAAAGAGCGCGACTTTCTCGAGGCGTCGGGCTTCGACGTCGCCTCGATCGACGGCTGGGGACTCGAGTCGAACACGGCGATCGGTGCGCTGGACGCCGACGACGCGTTTCAGCAGGTTCTCGACGACGTCGATGGGGACGACGACCTCGACGCCGTCTTCGTCTCCTGTACGAACTACCGCTCGCTGGCCGCCGTCGAGGCGCTCGAGGCGAAGTTGGGGGTGCCGGTGATCACCAGCAACGGTGCGACGCTGTGGGACGTCTGTGGCGTCGCCGGGTTCGAGATCGATCTGGACGGGCCGGGGGCGCTGTTCGAACTCGAGCGGTAG